A single window of Leeuwenhoekiella sp. MAR_2009_132 DNA harbors:
- the rpsF gene encoding 30S ribosomal protein S6, with product MNHYETVFILNPVLSDDQVKETVKKFEDFLVSNGAKMISKEDWGLKKLAYAIQNKKSGFYHLFEFTVPGEVIKSFELEFRRDERVMRFLTVSLDKHAIEWAEKRRKRNKEKA from the coding sequence ATGAATCATTACGAAACTGTTTTCATCTTGAATCCCGTTTTATCTGATGACCAGGTAAAGGAAACAGTAAAGAAATTTGAAGATTTTCTTGTTTCTAACGGTGCCAAGATGATATCCAAAGAAGATTGGGGGCTAAAAAAATTAGCTTACGCAATCCAAAACAAAAAAAGTGGTTTCTACCATCTTTTTGAATTCACGGTACCTGGAGAGGTTATCAAGAGTTTTGAACTAGAGTTTAGACGTGACGAACGTGTTATGCGTTTCTTAACTGTAAGCTTAGACAAGCACGCGATCGAGTGGGCTGAAAAGCGTAGAAAACGTAACAAAGAAAAAGCATAG
- the rplI gene encoding 50S ribosomal protein L9 — MEVILKKDVENLGFTDDLLTVKNGYGRNFLIPQGYAILATPSAKKVLAENLKQRAYKDKKIVDAAKTQAEKLNGLDIKLTAKAGEADKLFGSITDADLAAALAKNGVEIDRKYITIAGGNIKRLGQYEASLRFHREVVATLTFDVVAEA, encoded by the coding sequence ATGGAAGTTATTTTAAAGAAAGACGTCGAAAATCTAGGATTTACTGATGATCTTTTAACTGTGAAAAACGGTTATGGAAGAAATTTTCTTATCCCACAGGGTTACGCAATTTTAGCAACTCCTTCTGCTAAGAAGGTTTTAGCTGAAAACTTAAAGCAACGTGCTTATAAAGATAAGAAGATTGTAGATGCTGCTAAAACTCAGGCTGAAAAATTAAACGGTTTAGATATTAAACTTACAGCTAAAGCAGGTGAGGCAGATAAATTATTCGGTTCTATTACAGATGCAGATCTTGCAGCTGCTCTTGCTAAAAATGGTGTAGAGATAGACAGAAAATATATTACAATTGCAGGTGGTAACATTAAACGTTTAGGTCAATATGAAGCTAGTCTTCGTTTTCACCGTGAAGTTGTTGCTACTCTTACATTTGATGTTGTAGCAGAAGCTTAA
- the rpsR gene encoding 30S ribosomal protein S18, whose product MASSIEQQAKAKKDGEIRYLTPLNIETSKTKKYCRFKRSGIKYIDYKDADWLASFVNEQGKLLPRRLTGTSLKYQRKVSVAVKRARHLALMPYVTDLYK is encoded by the coding sequence ATGGCATCATCTATAGAGCAACAAGCAAAAGCTAAGAAAGATGGGGAAATCAGATATTTAACTCCGTTAAATATTGAAACCTCTAAAACAAAAAAATACTGTCGTTTTAAGCGTTCTGGTATTAAATATATTGATTACAAAGATGCAGATTGGTTAGCTTCTTTCGTAAATGAGCAAGGTAAATTGTTACCACGTCGCCTTACAGGAACTTCTTTGAAGTATCAGCGTAAAGTAAGTGTAGCAGTTAAAAGAGCAAGACATCTTGCACTTATGCCTTATGTAACTGATTTATACAAATAA
- a CDS encoding MBL fold metallo-hydrolase: MKVTFLGTGTSQGIPIIGSTHPVCQSRDIRDKRLRVSVLINYNNANYVIDCGPDFRQQMLRENVTHLEALLFTHEHADHTAGLDDIRPFFFRQGDIPLYAHKRVIGELKRRFDYIFETENRYPGAPAVAINEVVNNVPFKINDLKIEPVNVMHGNLQVFGYRFDKFAYLTDVKTISPEEKEKLKNLDVLVVNALREEPHYTHFNLEEALAFVAEVNPKQTYFTHISHLLGFHAEVEEKLPENVHLAYDGLTLEI; this comes from the coding sequence TTGAAAGTTACCTTTTTAGGCACAGGAACATCACAGGGCATCCCCATTATAGGCAGTACGCATCCCGTTTGTCAAAGTCGCGATATACGTGATAAAAGGTTGCGTGTTTCTGTTTTAATTAACTACAATAATGCGAATTATGTAATTGATTGTGGGCCCGATTTTAGGCAGCAAATGTTACGTGAAAACGTGACGCATCTTGAAGCTTTATTGTTTACACATGAACATGCAGATCATACCGCCGGTTTAGATGATATACGACCATTTTTCTTTAGGCAGGGAGATATTCCGCTTTATGCGCATAAGCGTGTAATTGGCGAACTTAAAAGACGTTTTGATTATATTTTTGAGACTGAAAATAGATATCCTGGTGCTCCTGCAGTAGCAATTAATGAAGTCGTTAACAACGTACCTTTTAAAATTAATGATCTTAAAATAGAGCCGGTAAATGTAATGCACGGTAATCTTCAGGTATTTGGGTACCGATTTGACAAGTTTGCTTACTTAACCGATGTAAAAACTATTTCTCCTGAAGAGAAAGAAAAACTTAAAAATCTTGATGTTTTGGTTGTAAATGCACTTCGAGAAGAACCGCATTATACTCATTTTAATCTAGAGGAAGCGCTCGCGTTTGTAGCTGAAGTAAATCCTAAACAAACCTATTTTACTCACATTAGCCATTTGCTGGGTTTTCACGCAGAAGTAGAAGAGAAGCTTCCAGAAAATGTTCATTTAGCTTATGATGGCTTAACATTAGAAATTTAA
- the hisS gene encoding histidine--tRNA ligase, which translates to MAQKPSIPKGTRDFSPEEVSKRNYIISTLRHNFELFGFQPIETPSFENSSTLMGKYGEEGDRLIFKILNSGDYLNKASEENLSSKNSTALTSEISEKALRYDLTVPFARYVVQHQNEIEFPFKRYQIQPVWRADRPQKGRFREFFQCDADAVGSDSLLQEVAFIQLYDAVFTDLGLKGATVKMNNRKILSGLAETIGEADKLIDFTVALDKLDKIGEEGVIKEMLEKGISEKAIERVKPIFRVHGNFADKLILLKALLTDSEIGKKGIEELEYIHTKIEALGLKSIELDLDVTLARGLNYYTGAIFEVAAPKGVAMGSIGGGGRYDDLTGIFGLKDMSGVGISFGLDRIYLVIEELNLFPEQALKGTRLLFINFGENESLYCLKAVQALREAGITAELYPDSAKMKKQMSHADKRNIKFVVLAGTQEMEENVFTLKNMKTGDQQRLNLTDLISAIS; encoded by the coding sequence ATGGCCCAAAAACCAAGTATACCTAAAGGAACCCGAGATTTTTCTCCTGAAGAAGTTTCAAAACGTAATTATATTATAAGTACGTTACGACATAATTTTGAGCTATTTGGTTTTCAGCCTATAGAGACGCCATCTTTTGAAAACAGCAGCACCTTAATGGGTAAATACGGTGAAGAAGGTGATCGTCTTATTTTTAAAATATTAAATAGTGGCGATTACTTAAATAAAGCTTCTGAAGAGAATTTATCTTCAAAAAACAGTACTGCACTTACTTCAGAAATCTCAGAAAAAGCATTACGCTATGATTTAACAGTACCATTTGCACGCTACGTGGTTCAGCATCAAAATGAGATAGAATTCCCATTTAAACGGTATCAGATTCAACCGGTTTGGAGGGCAGATCGTCCTCAGAAAGGCCGTTTTAGAGAGTTTTTTCAATGTGACGCAGATGCAGTGGGATCAGATAGTCTACTGCAAGAAGTTGCATTTATTCAGCTTTATGATGCGGTTTTTACCGATTTAGGGCTGAAAGGCGCAACGGTAAAAATGAATAACCGTAAAATTCTTTCCGGCCTTGCCGAAACTATAGGCGAAGCCGATAAGTTGATAGATTTTACAGTAGCCTTAGATAAACTAGATAAAATAGGTGAGGAAGGTGTTATAAAAGAAATGCTTGAAAAAGGTATTTCTGAAAAAGCCATTGAGCGTGTGAAGCCTATTTTTAGAGTTCATGGTAATTTTGCTGATAAACTAATTTTATTAAAAGCACTATTAACCGATTCTGAAATTGGTAAAAAAGGAATTGAAGAGTTAGAATATATACACACCAAGATTGAAGCTTTAGGACTTAAATCTATAGAGCTAGACCTTGATGTTACTTTAGCTCGCGGGCTTAATTATTACACCGGGGCGATTTTTGAAGTTGCTGCACCTAAGGGGGTAGCTATGGGAAGTATAGGCGGTGGCGGTCGTTATGATGATCTTACCGGTATTTTTGGATTGAAAGATATGAGTGGTGTAGGAATTTCATTTGGTCTTGATCGTATTTATCTGGTCATTGAAGAATTGAACCTCTTTCCCGAACAGGCATTAAAAGGAACACGATTGCTTTTTATAAATTTTGGTGAAAACGAATCACTGTATTGCTTAAAGGCGGTGCAGGCATTGCGAGAGGCAGGTATAACGGCAGAGTTATATCCTGATTCTGCAAAAATGAAAAAACAGATGTCTCACGCAGATAAACGCAATATCAAGTTTGTTGTTCTTGCCGGAACTCAAGAGATGGAAGAAAATGTTTTCACCTTAAAGAATATGAAAACTGGAGATCAACAGCGATTAAATCTTACAGATTTAATATCAGCAATCTCATAG
- a CDS encoding DUF6495 family protein, whose amino-acid sequence MKYIRLTKEQLEEMHKEFINFLAAQSITAEEWESIKKDKPEVAEQELDVFSDLVWEGVLSKVEYLEHFSAQHMFLFKVGDVKISMISVEVENKEIDITTPAGYKWLQSNFMKDEVNLYTSSKLLSEDRNNDIFVLIRQGASITQGDLFAWFEKFVEVE is encoded by the coding sequence ATGAAGTATATCAGACTTACAAAAGAGCAATTAGAAGAGATGCATAAAGAGTTTATCAACTTTTTAGCAGCACAATCTATAACTGCAGAGGAGTGGGAATCTATTAAAAAAGATAAACCCGAAGTTGCAGAACAAGAACTTGATGTATTTAGCGATTTAGTTTGGGAAGGCGTACTTAGTAAAGTTGAATATCTTGAGCATTTTTCTGCTCAGCATATGTTTCTTTTTAAAGTAGGAGATGTAAAAATTAGTATGATTTCTGTTGAAGTTGAAAATAAAGAAATAGATATTACTACACCAGCCGGCTACAAATGGTTACAGAGTAACTTTATGAAAGATGAAGTTAACTTGTATACTTCGAGTAAGCTCTTATCTGAAGATCGTAACAATGATATTTTCGTTTTAATACGACAGGGAGCTTCAATAACTCAAGGAGATTTATTTGCCTGGTTTGAGAAATTTGTAGAGGTTGAATAG
- a CDS encoding ABC transporter permease, giving the protein MFSLFRENLRIAFDAIRSQLLRTILTVVIIAIGITALVAILSLVKALENTISSDFSSMGSNTFNIQRYEFTTQRRGSGETQKVNPTIRYTQVRDFEERYTYPMTHVAVSFTGTANAEVKYENQDTDPEVTVLGTNENFLENSGLELAQGRNFNQFDVENNNNVCILGSDFRNGLLKNLDPIDKTISIRGTKFKVIGILEEKGSTFGNSQDLRVLIPIQIARSMFTAPNINYNVSVKVDDKQLLDGALDEAVITFRNIRKLAPVEENDFGIGRSDDLINQISQISGYLSMAAWIISMITVLGSSIALMNIMLVSVTERTREIGVRKALGAKKSIIAGQFLMETIIIGQFGGILGIILGISIGLLISTVANFNFTTPWMAMLSATAITIIVAIVAGLFPAIKAAKLDPIESLRYE; this is encoded by the coding sequence ATGTTCTCACTTTTTAGGGAAAATCTACGTATCGCTTTTGATGCGATACGCAGTCAGCTTTTAAGAACCATACTTACTGTAGTGATTATTGCTATAGGTATAACTGCTTTGGTTGCTATTTTAAGCCTTGTAAAAGCACTTGAAAATACAATTAGTAGTGATTTCTCTTCTATGGGATCAAACACCTTTAACATACAGCGCTATGAGTTTACAACCCAAAGACGTGGTAGTGGTGAGACTCAAAAAGTAAATCCTACCATTCGATATACCCAGGTTCGCGATTTTGAAGAACGCTATACCTACCCGATGACGCACGTTGCAGTATCTTTTACAGGTACAGCCAATGCAGAGGTTAAATATGAGAATCAAGATACAGATCCTGAAGTAACCGTTCTTGGGACTAATGAAAATTTTCTTGAGAATTCTGGACTAGAATTGGCGCAGGGCCGTAATTTTAATCAGTTTGATGTAGAAAATAACAACAACGTATGTATTTTGGGAAGTGATTTTAGAAACGGACTTCTTAAAAATTTAGATCCTATTGATAAGACAATAAGCATACGCGGAACAAAATTTAAAGTAATAGGCATTTTGGAAGAGAAAGGCTCCACCTTTGGAAACAGCCAGGATCTACGTGTTCTTATACCTATACAGATTGCACGCTCTATGTTTACCGCTCCTAATATAAATTATAATGTTAGCGTTAAAGTAGACGACAAACAATTGCTTGACGGCGCTCTGGATGAAGCTGTGATTACCTTTAGAAATATTAGAAAATTAGCTCCTGTTGAAGAAAATGACTTCGGAATAGGGAGAAGTGACGACTTAATAAATCAAATTTCCCAAATTAGCGGATATCTTTCTATGGCGGCATGGATCATTAGTATGATTACCGTTTTAGGATCTTCTATAGCTTTGATGAATATCATGTTAGTTTCAGTTACCGAACGCACACGGGAGATAGGTGTTAGAAAAGCTTTAGGTGCCAAAAAGTCAATTATTGCCGGTCAATTTTTAATGGAAACTATAATCATTGGGCAATTTGGAGGTATACTAGGCATTATACTGGGGATCTCTATAGGATTGCTCATTTCTACAGTTGCCAATTTTAATTTTACCACTCCGTGGATGGCAATGCTTTCTGCTACCGCTATAACTATTATTGTGGCAATTGTCGCAGGTTTATTCCCCGCTATAAAAGCTGCTAAACTAGACCCGATAGAATCGTTACGTTATGAATAA
- a CDS encoding LytR/AlgR family response regulator transcription factor, with amino-acid sequence MEELILDCAVVDDSSLQRLAIVKMIKDHPNLRLAAQYNNAIETKNGLLETKVDLIFLDIEMPILTGFDLLDDLVHKPQIIFVTGKTKYAYKAFNYNAIDYLRKPLTKDRFLNAVHKAINLHRLKTEGSVEDDDYIFVKSNLKKKKVFLNDLKFIEALGDYVKLVTYNEPIIVLSTMKAFEEQLPSERFMRIHKSYIINLDKVEKYNSRNIEIEGDKIPLSRHKKTKLMEALSN; translated from the coding sequence TTGGAAGAACTCATACTAGACTGTGCTGTAGTAGATGACTCAAGCTTGCAGCGTCTTGCCATTGTTAAAATGATCAAAGATCATCCTAACCTGCGTTTGGCAGCACAATACAATAACGCAATCGAAACTAAAAACGGTCTGTTAGAAACTAAGGTTGACCTTATTTTTCTAGATATAGAAATGCCTATTCTTACAGGGTTTGACTTGCTTGACGACTTGGTTCACAAGCCTCAGATAATTTTTGTTACAGGTAAAACTAAATATGCATATAAAGCATTTAATTACAATGCTATAGACTATTTACGTAAACCACTTACTAAAGATCGTTTCTTAAATGCTGTACATAAAGCCATTAATTTACACCGCCTTAAAACGGAAGGGAGTGTTGAAGATGATGACTATATCTTTGTAAAAAGCAATCTTAAAAAGAAGAAAGTATTTCTTAATGACCTTAAGTTTATCGAGGCTTTAGGAGACTATGTGAAGCTTGTTACTTACAATGAGCCTATTATTGTACTTTCTACAATGAAAGCTTTTGAAGAGCAGTTGCCTTCAGAACGTTTTATGAGAATTCATAAGTCTTATATTATTAATCTGGACAAAGTTGAGAAATACAACAGTCGTAATATTGAGATTGAAGGAGATAAGATACCTTTAAGTAGACATAAGAAGACAAAGCTTATGGAAGCCTTATCTAACTAA